The following are encoded together in the Meriones unguiculatus strain TT.TT164.6M chromosome 16, Bangor_MerUng_6.1, whole genome shotgun sequence genome:
- the Agpat3 gene encoding 1-acyl-sn-glycerol-3-phosphate acyltransferase gamma isoform X1, whose product MGLLAYLKTQFVVHLLIGFVFVVSGLIINFTQLCTLALWPISKHLYRRINCRLAYSLWSQLVLLLEWWSCTECTLFTDQATVDHFGKEHVVVILNHNFEIDFLCGWTMCERFGVLGSSKVLAKRELLYVPLIGWTWYFLEIVFCKRKWEEDRDTVIEGLKRLANYPEYMWFLLYCEGTRFTETKHRISMEVAASKGLPPLKYHLLPRTKGFTTAVQCLRGTVAAIYDVTLNFRGNKNPSLLGILYGKKYEADMCVRRFPLEDIPSDETGAAQWLHKLYQEKDALQEMYKQNGVFPGEQIKPPRRPWTLLNFLCWATILLSPLFSFVLGVFASGSPLLILTFLGFVGAASFGVRRLIGVTEIEKGSSYGNQELKKKD is encoded by the exons ATGGGCCTGCTTGCCTACCTGAAGACCCAGTTCGTGGTGCACCTGCTCATCGGCTTCGTCTTCGTGGTGAGCGGGCTGATCATCAATTTCACCCAGCTGTGCACACTGGCCCTCTGGCCCATCAGCAAGCACCTGTACCGCCGCATCAACTGCCGCCTGGCCTACTCGCTCTGGAGCC AGCTGGTCCTGCTCCTGGAGTGGTGGTCCTGCACGGAGTGCACTCTCTTCACCGACCAGGCCACCGTGGACCACTTTGGGAAGGAGCACGTGGTCGTCATCCTCAACCACAACTTCGAGATCGACTTCCTCTGTGGGTGGACCATGTGCGAGCGTTTTGGCGTGCTGGGG AGCTCCAAGGTGCTGGCTAAGAGGGAGCTGCTGTACGTGCCTCTCATCGGCTGGACGTGGTACTTCCTGGAGATCGTCTTCTGCAAGAGGAAGTGGGAAGAAGACCGGGACACTGTCATAGAGGGGCTGAAGCGCTTGGCTAACTACCCAGAGTACATGTGG TTTCTCCTGTACTGCGAAGGGACACGCTTCACGGAGACCAAGCACCGCATCAGCATGGAGGTGGCCGCCTCCAAGGGGCTGCCCCCACTCAAGTACCACCTGCTGCCCCGGACCAAGGGTTTTACCACTGCAGTCCAATGCCTCCGGGGCACAG TTGCAGCGATTTACGACGTGACGCTGAACTTCAGAGGGAACAAGAACCCGTCTCTGCTGGGGATCCTCTATGGAAAGAAATATGAGGCAGACATGTGTGTGAG GAGGTTCCCCCTAGAAGACATCCCATCAGATGAGACCGGCGCAGCCCAGTGGCTTCACAAGCTGTATCAGGAGAAG GATGCCCTGCAAGAGATGTACAAGCAGAATGGTGTGTTCCCAGGGGAGCAGATCAAGCCCCCCCGAAGGCCATGGACCCTGCTGAACTTCCTGTGCTGGGCCACcatcctcctctcccccctcttcAGCTTCGTCCTGGGCGTCTTTGCCAGTGGATCCCCACTCCTCATCCTGACATTCCTGGGGTTTGTGGGAGCAG CTTCCTTCGGAGTACGAAGACTTATAGGAGTGACTGAGATAGAAAAAGGCTCCAGCTATGGCAACCAAGAGCTTAAGAAAAAGGACTAA
- the Agpat3 gene encoding 1-acyl-sn-glycerol-3-phosphate acyltransferase gamma isoform X2 has protein sequence MGLLAYLKTQFVVHLLIGFVFVVSGLIINFTQLCTLALWPISKHLYRRINCRLAYSLWSQLVLLLEWWSCTECTLFTDQATVDHFGKEHVVVILNHNFEIDFLCGWTMCERFGVLGSSKVLAKRELLYVPLIGWTWYFLEIVFCKRKWEEDRDTVIEGLKRLANYPEYMWFLLYCEGTRFTETKHRISMEVAASKGLPPLKYHLLPRTKGFTTAVQCLRGTVAAIYDVTLNFRGNKNPSLLGILYGKKYEADMCVR, from the exons ATGGGCCTGCTTGCCTACCTGAAGACCCAGTTCGTGGTGCACCTGCTCATCGGCTTCGTCTTCGTGGTGAGCGGGCTGATCATCAATTTCACCCAGCTGTGCACACTGGCCCTCTGGCCCATCAGCAAGCACCTGTACCGCCGCATCAACTGCCGCCTGGCCTACTCGCTCTGGAGCC AGCTGGTCCTGCTCCTGGAGTGGTGGTCCTGCACGGAGTGCACTCTCTTCACCGACCAGGCCACCGTGGACCACTTTGGGAAGGAGCACGTGGTCGTCATCCTCAACCACAACTTCGAGATCGACTTCCTCTGTGGGTGGACCATGTGCGAGCGTTTTGGCGTGCTGGGG AGCTCCAAGGTGCTGGCTAAGAGGGAGCTGCTGTACGTGCCTCTCATCGGCTGGACGTGGTACTTCCTGGAGATCGTCTTCTGCAAGAGGAAGTGGGAAGAAGACCGGGACACTGTCATAGAGGGGCTGAAGCGCTTGGCTAACTACCCAGAGTACATGTGG TTTCTCCTGTACTGCGAAGGGACACGCTTCACGGAGACCAAGCACCGCATCAGCATGGAGGTGGCCGCCTCCAAGGGGCTGCCCCCACTCAAGTACCACCTGCTGCCCCGGACCAAGGGTTTTACCACTGCAGTCCAATGCCTCCGGGGCACAG TTGCAGCGATTTACGACGTGACGCTGAACTTCAGAGGGAACAAGAACCCGTCTCTGCTGGGGATCCTCTATGGAAAGAAATATGAGGCAGACATGTGTGTGAGGTGA